A window from Pseudomonas campi encodes these proteins:
- a CDS encoding molybdopterin-synthase adenylyltransferase MoeB: MSLELSDDELLRYSRQILLPQIDIAGQLKLKHSRALIVGLGGLGSPVALYLAAAGVGELHLADFDTVDLSNLQRQIIHDASQIGVSKVDSALSRLTVLNPQIKLLAHRTALDEDSLAAAVNAVDLVLDCSDNFTTREAVNAACVAAGKPLVSGAAIRLQGQLAVFDPRNNLSPCYHCLFGHGDDSQLTCSEAGVVGPLVGLVGSLQALEALKLLAVFGEPMVGRLLLIDALDSRFRELRIKRDPACSVCGGRP; encoded by the coding sequence ATGAGCCTGGAACTGAGCGACGACGAACTGCTGCGCTACAGCCGGCAGATCCTTTTGCCGCAGATCGATATCGCTGGGCAGCTGAAGCTCAAGCACAGCCGCGCGCTGATCGTCGGACTCGGCGGCCTCGGCTCGCCGGTGGCGCTGTACCTGGCTGCGGCCGGGGTCGGCGAGTTGCACCTGGCCGACTTCGATACGGTCGACCTGAGCAACCTGCAGCGGCAGATCATCCACGACGCCAGCCAGATCGGCGTGAGCAAGGTCGACTCGGCGCTCAGCCGGCTGACCGTGCTCAATCCGCAGATCAAGTTGCTGGCCCATCGCACTGCACTCGATGAGGACTCCCTGGCCGCCGCCGTAAACGCGGTGGATCTGGTGCTGGACTGCTCGGACAACTTCACCACCCGCGAGGCGGTGAATGCCGCCTGCGTGGCTGCAGGCAAGCCGCTGGTCAGTGGCGCGGCGATCCGCCTGCAGGGCCAGCTCGCCGTGTTCGATCCGCGCAATAACCTGAGCCCCTGTTACCACTGCCTGTTCGGCCACGGCGACGACAGCCAGTTGACCTGCAGTGAGGCCGGCGTGGTCGGCCCGCTGGTGGGCCTGGTCGGCAGCCTGCAGGCGCTGGAGGCGCTCAAGCTGCTGGCTGTTTTCGGTGAGCCAATGGTCGGTCGCCTGCTGCTGATCGATGCCCTCGACTCGCGTTTTCGCGAGTTGCGCATCAAGCGCGACCCGGCCTGCAGCGTGTGTGGCGGGCGACCATGA
- the murI gene encoding glutamate racemase gives MSSNAPVGVFDSGVGGLSVLHEIRARLPDESLLYVADSGHVPYGEKSPEFIRERSQAIAAFLLEQGAKALVLACNTATAAAVAELRERYPDLPIVGMEPAVKPAAAATRSGVVGVLATTGTLKSAKFAALLDRFANDVRVVTQPCPGLVEQIEAGELASPRTRELLQGWVEPLLAEGCDTLILGCTHYPFIKPLLRELVPPSVSLVDTGAAVARRLQQLLDQRALRAEPGSAQPTRLWSSGELAQLQQVLPVLWGEALTAQALPVAGKN, from the coding sequence ATGAGCAGCAACGCGCCGGTCGGCGTATTCGACTCCGGGGTCGGCGGTCTGTCGGTGCTGCACGAGATCCGCGCGCGCCTGCCGGACGAGTCGCTGCTGTATGTGGCCGACAGCGGCCATGTGCCCTATGGCGAGAAAAGCCCCGAGTTCATCCGGGAACGCAGCCAGGCGATTGCCGCGTTTCTGCTGGAACAGGGCGCCAAGGCGCTGGTGCTGGCCTGCAACACCGCCACGGCGGCGGCGGTGGCCGAGTTGCGCGAGCGTTATCCTGACTTGCCCATCGTCGGCATGGAGCCGGCGGTGAAGCCGGCCGCTGCCGCGACCCGCAGCGGCGTGGTCGGCGTACTGGCCACCACCGGCACGCTGAAAAGCGCCAAGTTCGCCGCCTTGCTCGATCGCTTCGCCAATGATGTACGGGTGGTGACCCAGCCTTGTCCGGGGCTGGTCGAGCAAATCGAGGCCGGCGAGCTGGCCAGTCCGCGCACCCGTGAGCTGCTGCAGGGCTGGGTCGAACCGTTGCTGGCCGAAGGCTGCGACACTCTTATTCTCGGCTGCACGCACTATCCCTTTATCAAGCCGCTGTTGCGCGAGCTGGTGCCGCCAAGCGTGAGCCTGGTGGACACCGGCGCGGCGGTGGCGCGGCGCCTGCAGCAACTGCTCGACCAGCGCGCGCTGCGCGCCGAGCCGGGTAGCGCGCAGCCGACGCGCTTGTGGTCGAGCGGCGAATTGGCGCAACTGCAACAGGTATTGCCGGTGCTGTGGGGTGAAGCACTCACCGCGCAGGCACTGCCCGTGGCTGGCAAAAACTAA
- a CDS encoding acyloxyacyl hydrolase, which yields MKKILSLAAVAALGLSSLSAQAVDFTAAVGQSGDSNMVYHLGAQWNWDKSWMQSDVGRLTGYWDAGYTYWDGDETSSNHSLSFTPVFVYEFAGETVRPYIEAGIGVAFFENTEVEDNDLGSSFQFEDRLGVGLRFSGQEVGIRAVHYSNAGLEQPNDGVEAYTLHYRLSF from the coding sequence ATGAAGAAGATCCTTTCCCTGGCTGCCGTCGCAGCCCTTGGCCTGAGCAGCCTTTCTGCCCAGGCAGTCGATTTCACTGCCGCTGTTGGCCAGAGCGGCGACTCCAACATGGTCTATCACCTGGGTGCCCAGTGGAACTGGGACAAGAGCTGGATGCAGAGCGATGTCGGTCGCCTGACCGGCTATTGGGATGCCGGTTACACCTACTGGGATGGCGATGAAACCTCGAGCAACCACAGCCTGTCCTTCACCCCGGTATTCGTCTACGAGTTCGCCGGTGAAACGGTCAGGCCCTATATCGAGGCCGGTATCGGCGTGGCCTTCTTCGAGAACACCGAAGTGGAAGACAACGACCTCGGCTCCTCCTTCCAGTTTGAGGATCGCCTCGGTGTTGGCCTGCGTTTCTCCGGCCAGGAAGTTGGTATTCGCGCCGTGCACTACTCCAACGCCGGCCTCGAACAACCCAACGACGGGGTAGAGGCCTACACTCTGCATTACCGCCTGAGCTTCTGA
- a CDS encoding substrate-binding periplasmic protein yields the protein MNNYNKRYLRGWLVACVLLSGQVRAAEVHIVLFNVEPYSYLGSDGQPTGIQVEKVRALAEQAGLAPRIDLTSFARRDLAMTQGDADMTIGFETEALKKSSFRLGPIMTVTSILLLRQGLPPSALNDLSRLRVGRMRGGCADLRPNGQAFESFHDFNNYGSGLSMLQSARLDVICATDDALRFAAQQAGIDLAAHHSTVLTANREVWIFVARQVPEAIRQRIEQALNASSPP from the coding sequence ATGAACAACTACAACAAGAGATACCTGCGAGGCTGGCTGGTTGCCTGTGTTCTGCTTTCCGGGCAGGTGCGGGCGGCTGAAGTGCATATCGTGCTGTTCAATGTAGAGCCCTACAGCTACCTGGGCAGCGATGGACAGCCCACCGGCATTCAAGTCGAAAAAGTTCGTGCCCTGGCTGAGCAGGCGGGGTTGGCCCCCCGTATCGACCTGACCTCTTTCGCGCGGCGTGACCTGGCCATGACCCAGGGCGATGCCGACATGACCATCGGTTTCGAGACCGAGGCGCTGAAGAAATCGTCGTTCAGGCTGGGGCCGATCATGACGGTCACTTCCATCCTGCTGCTGCGCCAAGGATTGCCGCCGTCCGCGTTGAATGACTTGAGCCGGCTGCGGGTGGGGCGTATGCGCGGGGGCTGTGCCGACTTGCGGCCGAATGGCCAGGCATTCGAGTCTTTCCATGACTTCAACAACTACGGCAGTGGCTTGAGCATGCTGCAAAGCGCTCGTCTGGATGTGATCTGTGCGACTGACGATGCCCTCCGCTTCGCCGCACAGCAGGCAGGGATTGATCTGGCCGCCCACCACTCGACGGTGCTCACGGCCAATCGTGAAGTATGGATTTTTGTAGCCCGGCAGGTGCCTGAGGCGATTCGTCAGCGCATAGAACAGGCGCTGAACGCGTCGTCCCCGCCTTAG
- a CDS encoding YkgJ family cysteine cluster protein, whose translation MSQIPLTQLPDEPAVSCSNCAACCCQLEVMLITDTGVPQRFIDTDDWGGEVMRRLDDGWCAALDRDSMRCTIYELRPLICREFEMGSPECVDERREMSAIYR comes from the coding sequence ATGAGTCAGATCCCCCTCACCCAACTCCCAGACGAACCCGCCGTCAGCTGCTCCAACTGCGCTGCCTGCTGCTGCCAGTTGGAAGTCATGCTGATCACCGATACCGGCGTGCCGCAGCGTTTCATCGACACCGACGACTGGGGCGGAGAAGTCATGCGCCGTCTCGACGATGGCTGGTGCGCGGCGCTGGATCGCGACAGCATGCGCTGCACCATCTACGAGCTGCGCCCGCTGATCTGCCGCGAGTTCGAAATGGGCTCCCCCGAGTGTGTCGACGAACGCCGCGAGATGAGCGCGATCTACCGCTAA
- a CDS encoding DUF2878 domain-containing protein, with protein MPLSPPRSLLLNAALFQLGWFACVFGAQRPWLLLVALACLAAHFFWVGSWRQEGRLVASVMLFGAALDSFLLNLGVFDFAGDSLLLPAWLALLWALFATTLNHSLAWTARPWWLGSLLGAVSGPLSYLGGAKLAGVGMPLGLWPTLLLLAGIWAAVMVIVNGFAGMYRAKASH; from the coding sequence ATGCCGCTGTCACCACCCCGTTCGCTACTGCTGAATGCCGCGCTGTTCCAGCTCGGCTGGTTCGCTTGCGTGTTCGGCGCCCAACGCCCCTGGCTGCTGCTGGTCGCCCTGGCGTGCCTGGCGGCGCATTTCTTCTGGGTCGGCAGCTGGCGCCAGGAGGGTCGCCTGGTCGCCAGCGTGATGTTGTTCGGCGCGGCGCTGGACAGCTTCCTGCTCAACCTCGGGGTCTTCGACTTCGCCGGAGATAGCCTCCTGCTCCCCGCCTGGTTGGCGCTGCTGTGGGCGCTGTTCGCCACCACCCTCAATCACAGCCTGGCCTGGACGGCCCGCCCCTGGTGGCTGGGCAGCCTGCTCGGCGCTGTCAGCGGGCCGCTGTCTTATCTGGGTGGCGCGAAACTGGCGGGCGTGGGCATGCCGCTGGGGTTGTGGCCGACCCTGCTGTTGCTGGCGGGGATCTGGGCGGCGGTGATGGTGATAGTGAATGGGTTTGCCGGAATGTATCGGGCGAAAGCCTCGCACTGA
- a CDS encoding SAM-dependent methyltransferase, whose protein sequence is MKSPSLTSAKSSVRAGSGLGASLLRSAVLRQLGQLRQGQLAVFENGERLLFGQAGSPLHAEIHVHDPAVWGLVAGNGSIGSGEAYIHGYWSTPDLTAVIRVFVSNLDVLDAMEGGLARLGRPLIQGLHWLNRNTRKGSQKNIAAHYDLGNELFEQFLDPTMMYSAAMFERADDSLEQAQLNKLERICQKLQLKPGDHLLEIGTGWGSMAIYAASHYGCKVTTTTLSKEQFAYTQRRIEEQGLQERITLLLEDYRDLTGQYDKLVSIEMIEAVGHRFLPTYFKQCARLLKDDGLMLLQAITIRDQRYEQAKRSVDFIQRYIFPGGALPSVHKMLEIINRETDMNLHHMEDFGQHYAKTLRLWHDNLRHARHALEQLGYDDYFYRLWEFYLCYCEGGFLERTIGTAQLLLAKEKAVPAPLLGRFNA, encoded by the coding sequence ATGAAAAGCCCTAGCCTGACCTCTGCTAAATCCAGCGTACGCGCCGGCAGTGGCCTGGGTGCCAGCCTGCTGCGCAGCGCCGTGCTGCGCCAACTCGGCCAGTTGCGCCAAGGCCAACTGGCCGTCTTCGAAAACGGCGAACGCCTGCTGTTCGGCCAGGCCGGCTCGCCGCTGCATGCGGAGATCCACGTGCACGACCCGGCCGTGTGGGGCCTGGTCGCCGGCAACGGTTCGATCGGTTCCGGCGAGGCCTATATCCACGGCTACTGGAGCACCCCGGACCTGACCGCAGTGATCCGCGTGTTCGTCAGCAACCTCGACGTGCTGGATGCCATGGAAGGCGGCCTGGCCCGCCTCGGCCGCCCGCTGATCCAGGGCCTGCACTGGCTCAACCGCAACACCCGCAAGGGCTCGCAGAAGAACATCGCCGCCCACTACGACCTCGGCAACGAGCTGTTCGAACAGTTCCTCGACCCGACCATGATGTACTCGGCAGCGATGTTCGAGCGCGCCGACGACAGCCTGGAGCAGGCGCAGCTGAACAAGCTCGAACGCATCTGCCAGAAGCTGCAACTCAAGCCCGGCGACCACCTGCTGGAGATCGGCACCGGCTGGGGCAGCATGGCCATCTACGCGGCCAGCCACTACGGCTGCAAAGTCACCACCACCACCCTGTCGAAGGAGCAGTTCGCCTACACCCAGCGGCGCATCGAGGAACAGGGCCTGCAAGAGCGCATCACCCTGCTGCTGGAGGACTACCGCGACCTGACCGGCCAGTACGATAAGCTGGTATCGATCGAGATGATCGAGGCGGTTGGCCATCGCTTCCTGCCCACCTACTTCAAGCAGTGCGCGCGCTTGCTCAAGGACGACGGGCTGATGCTGCTGCAGGCCATCACCATCCGCGACCAGCGCTACGAGCAGGCCAAGCGCTCGGTGGACTTCATCCAGCGCTACATCTTCCCCGGCGGCGCCCTGCCCTCGGTGCACAAGATGCTGGAAATCATCAACCGCGAGACCGACATGAACCTGCACCACATGGAGGACTTTGGCCAGCACTACGCCAAGACCCTGCGCCTGTGGCACGACAACCTGCGCCACGCCCGCCACGCCCTGGAGCAGCTGGGCTACGACGATTACTTCTATCGTCTGTGGGAGTTCTACCTGTGCTATTGCGAAGGCGGCTTCCTTGAACGCACCATCGGCACCGCACAACTGCTGCTGGCCAAGGAGAAAGCCGTGCCGGCGCCGCTGTTGGGCCGTTTCAACGCCTGA
- a CDS encoding DUF1365 domain-containing protein, producing MNSALYSGWVGHRRFLPRGHDFRYRMGMLLLDLDEQDAVLALSPLAGRGRFAPFAFRETDYLPQFTRQGMRLIDAVRQRIGAALGRVPGGRVCLLTQPRSWGLAFNPASFYYCYEADGRLAAILCEVSNTPWRERYHYVLPTSDVLPASGEGVQHFAVAKAFHVSPFLPRELEYRMRFNLPDERLSIQMEDWQGEERLFIASLGLQRQVLSRASLHRHLLSFPWMTGKTVLGIYWQALRLLLKRLPIVSHQAAQGEYRVASPSAQEPRHEKP from the coding sequence GTGAACAGCGCCCTGTACAGCGGCTGGGTCGGCCACCGGCGCTTCCTGCCGCGCGGCCACGACTTCCGCTATCGCATGGGCATGCTGCTGCTCGACCTCGACGAACAGGACGCCGTGCTGGCCCTGTCGCCTCTCGCCGGGCGCGGACGCTTCGCGCCGTTCGCCTTCCGCGAAACCGACTACCTGCCGCAGTTCACCCGCCAGGGCATGCGCCTGATCGACGCGGTGCGCCAGCGCATCGGCGCAGCCCTCGGCCGCGTGCCGGGCGGGCGCGTGTGCCTGCTGACCCAGCCACGCAGCTGGGGCCTGGCCTTCAATCCGGCGAGTTTCTACTACTGCTACGAGGCCGACGGGCGCCTGGCGGCGATCCTCTGCGAGGTCAGCAACACGCCCTGGCGCGAGCGCTATCACTATGTGTTGCCGACCAGCGACGTGTTGCCGGCCAGCGGCGAAGGTGTCCAGCACTTCGCCGTGGCCAAGGCCTTCCACGTTTCGCCGTTCCTGCCGCGCGAGCTGGAATATCGCATGCGCTTCAACCTGCCGGACGAGCGCCTGAGCATCCAGATGGAAGACTGGCAGGGTGAAGAACGCCTGTTCATCGCCAGCCTCGGCCTGCAGCGCCAGGTCCTCAGCCGCGCCAGCCTGCACCGCCACCTGCTGAGTTTTCCCTGGATGACCGGCAAGACCGTGCTCGGCATCTACTGGCAGGCCCTGCGCCTGCTGCTCAAACGCCTACCGATTGTTTCCCATCAAGCCGCGCAAGGTGAATACCGCGTGGCCAGCCCCTCTGCTCAGGAGCCTCGTCATGAAAAGCCCTAG